A single Anopheles arabiensis isolate DONGOLA chromosome 2, AaraD3, whole genome shotgun sequence DNA region contains:
- the LOC120898126 gene encoding venom protease-like has translation MWFVKSFPTPLLLIVHIATAQDGQPCYTSSGVRGVCMSITSCPAAFQLNINPFSLFGAAPRGCQNFLGIGSVCCSRAVSSAGQTSAPAPPRITTATPTARTTTVKTFERPIISTFPITARPSVGLECVRPDGSTGPCAAETTTKPTTTTTTPKPLPITTTTGRSTKIRSTTPIVLQKRLANDLPIFAKPTVLPTPADGCGVSDVEHNRVVGGVPAALNGWPWMALVGYEEAFGDVDFRCGGSLITDRHVLTAAHCILSSLSVVRLGEHDMDNQTESAHVDIPVYKYVSHPSYDTFDGHSDVAILFLTEMVEFNARIKPICLPTIEPVRGADFTGYNPFIAGWGRTKETGIEAKVLQELQIPILENEECSQLYKKIRKLYSSKQFDDAVLCAGFLEGGKDSCQGDSGGPLMLPYLVNKKFHYFQIGIVSYGVGCARAELPGVYTRVVTFVDWIVGQIKR, from the exons CAGCTCAAG ATGGTCAGCCGTGCTACACTTCCTCGGGAGTGAGAGGTGTGTGCATGAGCATTACCTCCTGCCCGGCCGCTTTTCAGCTGAACATTAATCCGTTCAGCCTGTTCGGTGCGGCTCCACGAGGATGCCAGAATTTCCTCGGAATTGGAAGTGTTTGTTGTTCGCGTGCTGTATCTAGCGCCGGTCAAACGAGCGCTCCAGCACCACCGAGGATAACGACGGCCACGCCAACGGCCCGAACTACTACGGTAAAAACATTCGAGCGTCCCATCATATCCACTTTTCCAATTACGGCACGACCCAGCGTAGGGTTGGAGTGTGTTAGGCCCGATGGTAGCACAGGACCTTGTGCGGCAGAGACGACAACCAaacctaccaccaccactacaacCCCTAAG CCCTTACCAATCACCACCACTACGGGACGCTCTACGAAAATTCGTTCCACCACACCGATCGTACTGCAAAAGCGTCTTGCGAATGATCTCCCGATCTTTGCGAAACCGACCGTTCTGCCAACGCCAGCGGACGGGTGCGGTGTAAGCGACGTCGAGCACAATCGAGTTGTCGGTGGCGTGCCGGCTGCCTTGAATGGCTGGCCGTGGATGGCTTTGGTCGGTTACGAGGAAGCGTTCGGGGATGTTGACTTCCGTTGCGGAGGCTCACTTATCACGGATCGTCACGTGCTTACGGCGGCTCATTGCATACTGTCTTCGTT ATCCGTTGTACGATTGGGAGAGCATGATATGGACAATCAAACCGAGTCGGCGCACGTCGATATACCGGTGTACAAG TACGTTTCCCATCCATCGTACGATACGTTTGATGGTCATTCGGATGTTGCAATACTATTCTTAACCGAAATGGTCGAATTCAATG CCCGTATCAAACCGATTTGTCTGCCCACGATCGAACCGGTGCGCGGTGCCGACTTTACCGGCTACAACCCATTCATAGCCGGTTGGGGTCGCACCAAGGAGACGGGCATCGAGGCGAAGGTACTGCAGGAGCTACAGATTCCCATCCTGGAAAATGAAGAATGCAGCCAGCTGTACAAAAAGATACGCAAACTGTACTCCAGCAAGCAGTTCGACGACGCAGTGCTGTGTGCCGGGTTTCTGGAGGGTGGCAAGGACTCCTGCCAGGGCGACAGTGGCGGCCCACTGATGTTGCCGTATCTTGTCAACAAGAAGTTTCACTACTTCCAAATCGGCATCGTGTCGTACGGGGTCGGTTGTGCGCGGGCCGAACTGCCCGGTGTGTATACGCGGGTGGTCACCTTTGTCGATTGGATAGTGGGACAGATAAAACGGTAA